A part of Hippea maritima DSM 10411 genomic DNA contains:
- a CDS encoding pyruvoyl-dependent arginine decarboxylase, which yields MFNRAPNIYAIKAAEAEGFSPLNAFDVALLESGVGNTNLVKMSSILPPSCKKKEYIELPPGDLVPVAYAALTSSKKGQRIAAAVAIAIPKDPTKNGLIMEFEDYDITKEEAEKQVRKMAEWGMKYRGFEIDRIESIAVDHVVEEHGAVFACVVLWWE from the coding sequence ATGTTCAATAGGGCTCCCAACATTTATGCAATTAAAGCAGCAGAAGCTGAAGGCTTCAGCCCCTTGAATGCATTTGATGTAGCCTTATTAGAAAGCGGCGTTGGAAATACAAACTTAGTAAAGATGAGTTCCATTCTTCCCCCATCCTGTAAGAAAAAGGAATACATAGAACTACCACCGGGGGATTTAGTGCCTGTTGCCTATGCAGCGCTAACATCCAGTAAAAAAGGACAAAGAATAGCAGCAGCAGTGGCAATAGCCATACCGAAAGATCCCACAAAGAATGGCCTGATTATGGAGTTTGAGGATTACGACATAACAAAAGAGGAAGCCGAAAAGCAGGTAAGAAAAATGGCCGAGTGGGGTATGAAATACAGAGGTTTTGAGATAGACAGAATTGAAAGCATAGCAGTCGACCATGTAGTTGAAGAACACGGTGCAGTATTTGCCTGTGTAGTACTATGGTGGGAATAG
- the speD gene encoding adenosylmethionine decarboxylase — translation MKALGRHVLAEYFGCEKELLNDPKALENHLIEAAKAANATVISSSFRTFEPFGVSGVVIVAESHLAIHTWPEYGFAAVDFFTCGDSSNPWKAHEYLKTVLKPSKTEEKEVLRGVLDIENLSFKPFLIEQQKRENNSAAFV, via the coding sequence GTGAAGGCACTCGGAAGACACGTTTTGGCTGAGTACTTTGGATGTGAAAAGGAACTTTTAAACGACCCAAAGGCTTTAGAGAATCACCTCATTGAGGCTGCTAAAGCAGCTAATGCCACCGTTATTTCTTCCTCATTTAGAACCTTCGAACCCTTCGGAGTTAGCGGCGTTGTAATCGTCGCAGAATCCCACTTAGCTATCCATACATGGCCTGAATACGGCTTTGCAGCAGTTGACTTTTTTACCTGTGGTGATTCATCCAATCCATGGAAAGCCCACGAGTATTTAAAAACCGTTCTAAAACCCTCAAAAACAGAGGAAAAAGAGGTATTAAGAGGGGTTTTAGATATAGAGAACTTGAGTTTCAAGCCGTTTTTAATAGAACAACAAAAAAGAGAAAACAATAGCGCTGCTTTTGTTTGA
- the istA gene encoding IS21 family transposase codes for MYYSVKALLSIGKNVSQIARELKIDRKTVRKIKKKVESGEIETPTIKRKSILDPYKDEIIEYLKSGLSAVLIHQKLKEKHSLNVSYSSVKRYIRKLKPGEPFIPLISPPGQEAQVDFGYAGYFYNSRRKKKVKYWIFSMVLSYSRYRYYELVDNQSIPTFINCHINAFEYFSGAPKAIKIDNLKSGVLHVNFYEPEIQHEYARMLEYYNSSAVACRVRKPNEKGKVESSIKYIKNNFLKSIRAEGIEDIDTVKEKLLFWQDNICNAKLHGTTRKIPKDEFLNVEKEKLNRLPDRRYGDIP; via the coding sequence ATGTATTACTCGGTAAAAGCACTACTGAGTATTGGGAAAAATGTCTCACAGATTGCAAGAGAGCTAAAGATTGACAGGAAAACAGTCAGAAAGATTAAGAAAAAGGTAGAAAGTGGGGAGATTGAAACACCCACCATCAAAAGGAAAAGTATCCTTGATCCATACAAGGATGAAATCATTGAGTATTTAAAAAGTGGTCTCTCCGCTGTTTTAATCCACCAGAAGTTAAAAGAAAAGCATAGTCTAAATGTAAGCTATAGCTCTGTGAAACGCTACATCAGGAAGCTAAAGCCAGGTGAGCCCTTCATCCCCTTAATAAGCCCACCTGGCCAAGAAGCCCAAGTAGATTTCGGCTATGCCGGTTATTTCTATAATAGCAGAAGAAAAAAGAAAGTAAAGTACTGGATATTCTCAATGGTTTTGTCCTATTCGAGGTACAGATACTATGAGCTTGTGGATAACCAAAGTATACCGACATTCATAAACTGCCATATCAATGCATTTGAATATTTCTCTGGTGCACCAAAGGCTATAAAGATAGACAACCTAAAAAGCGGTGTATTGCATGTTAACTTCTATGAGCCTGAAATTCAGCATGAATATGCAAGGATGCTTGAGTATTACAACTCCTCTGCTGTTGCCTGTAGGGTGAGAAAACCAAATGAGAAGGGCAAGGTAGAATCCAGCATAAAATACATAAAGAACAACTTTCTAAAAAGCATAAGAGCGGAAGGAATAGAAGACATAGACACAGTCAAAGAGAAGCTTTTATTCTGGCAGGACAACATCTGTAATGCAAAGCTACACGGCACAACAAGAAAAATACCGAAGGATGAGTTTCTCAATGTAGAAAAGGAAAAACTCAACAGATTGCCAGATAGAAGATATGGAGACATCCCCTAA
- a CDS encoding IS256 family transposase, translating to MNRKMLKEIISNMDMDVVKELDEYGKNKLATLMEGLLIEIMGKERYEYLLENPEDKGNGTYKRSLNTGLGKLNLDVPRTRSGNFRSHLLPPKYQRYDESFEDLIFSFLINGDSKQEIVHKMKLRGLDFSEKAYDEIFEYIKTQMLEFKSKELQENYYFLYIDAYHCMVKDEKDKRVKRAVVYTVVGIDTNAQKTLLGYYSFFGSENRSTWMEVFQDLINRGMKRVLMFICDDFNGISEAIRAFFPYSDIQKCTVHASRNVYKHMKKEDASYVNKKLKEIKYSCDTFEKGIEIFKTEIIDRFKDQYKTYTKYLDSRKEELLAFLKYPEVIRKYINSTNTVESVHSSFEKQRLKKGGFFQSMDILNVALFIATDKLHKTWNVNPLIKAKRYELNQMFVAKFGKGVEE from the coding sequence ATGAACAGAAAGATGCTTAAGGAGATAATCTCAAACATGGATATGGATGTAGTAAAGGAGTTGGATGAATACGGAAAGAATAAACTGGCCACCCTAATGGAAGGACTACTTATTGAGATAATGGGTAAGGAAAGATACGAGTACTTACTTGAGAACCCAGAAGACAAAGGCAATGGAACCTACAAAAGGAGCCTAAACACAGGCCTTGGTAAACTGAATTTGGATGTCCCAAGAACAAGGAGCGGAAACTTCCGCTCTCATCTTCTCCCTCCCAAATATCAAAGGTATGATGAAAGCTTTGAGGATTTAATCTTCTCCTTCCTAATCAATGGAGACTCAAAACAGGAAATCGTGCACAAGATGAAATTGAGAGGACTGGATTTTAGTGAAAAAGCATACGATGAGATATTTGAATACATAAAGACACAGATGCTTGAATTTAAATCCAAAGAACTTCAGGAAAACTACTATTTTCTATACATAGACGCCTATCACTGTATGGTAAAGGATGAAAAGGATAAAAGGGTAAAGAGAGCTGTCGTTTACACTGTTGTAGGGATAGACACAAATGCTCAAAAAACACTCCTTGGATATTACTCATTCTTTGGTAGTGAGAACAGATCCACCTGGATGGAAGTATTCCAGGATTTAATCAACAGGGGAATGAAAAGGGTCTTAATGTTCATCTGTGATGATTTCAACGGAATCTCAGAGGCAATAAGAGCCTTCTTTCCTTACTCGGATATTCAGAAATGCACAGTTCATGCATCAAGAAACGTATACAAGCATATGAAAAAGGAGGATGCCTCATATGTGAACAAAAAGCTCAAGGAGATTAAATACTCCTGTGATACCTTTGAAAAAGGGATAGAGATTTTCAAAACAGAGATAATTGACAGATTCAAAGACCAATACAAGACCTACACCAAATATTTAGACTCAAGAAAAGAAGAACTCCTTGCCTTCTTAAAGTACCCTGAGGTAATAAGAAAGTACATCAATTCAACAAACACTGTTGAATCTGTACATTCATCCTTTGAAAAACAAAGGCTAAAGAAAGGAGGGTTCTTCCAGTCCATGGATATCCTAAATGTTGCCCTTTTCATTGCAACAGATAAATTACACAAAACCTGGAATGTTAATCCTCTGATTAAGGCTAAAAGATATGAACTGAATCAGATGTTTGTTGCTAAGTTTGGGAAGGGAGTTGAAGAGTGA
- the istB gene encoding IS21-like element helper ATPase IstB, with amino-acid sequence MKGVENVKDMKNIERRLKEFKLSGIAKTLEARNRYAIDNNLTYIDFLKLLLEDEYINRQSNSFRKRLTKSKLDTTKTLDSYDFTYQPKLNKKELLDIASCRFIEEKKNIIFMGNPGVGKTHLANAIGLEALKQGYKVLFIHTNDLILKLISARGDGTYTSILNQILSSDLLIIDEVGFKKIPSNYVDEFFEVIRRRYEKGSIIITTNRPFEEWANIFSDAVLASAIVDRLVHHCHIFKITGESYRIKHLKEAKDNQNSLN; translated from the coding sequence ATGAAAGGGGTGGAAAATGTAAAAGATATGAAAAACATAGAAAGAAGACTAAAGGAGTTTAAACTCTCTGGCATTGCAAAGACACTTGAGGCAAGGAACAGGTATGCCATTGATAATAATCTGACATACATAGACTTCTTAAAACTCCTATTAGAGGATGAATACATAAACAGGCAGAGCAACTCATTTAGAAAAAGACTTACAAAATCAAAGCTTGACACAACAAAGACTTTAGATAGCTATGATTTCACATACCAACCAAAGCTAAACAAGAAAGAACTCTTAGACATTGCATCCTGCAGGTTCATAGAGGAGAAGAAAAACATCATATTCATGGGCAATCCTGGAGTTGGTAAAACCCACCTTGCAAATGCGATAGGATTAGAGGCCCTAAAACAGGGATATAAGGTCTTGTTCATCCATACCAACGATTTAATCCTAAAGCTCATATCTGCAAGGGGAGATGGAACCTACACCTCAATACTGAACCAGATTCTATCATCTGACCTTCTGATAATAGATGAAGTAGGCTTTAAAAAGATCCCATCCAACTATGTGGATGAGTTCTTTGAAGTGATAAGGAGAAGATATGAAAAGGGTTCAATTATAATCACCACTAATAGACCATTTGAGGAGTGGGCTAATATATTTTCAGATGCCGTTTTGGCCTCTGCCATAGTTGATAGACTTGTCCATCACTGCCATATATTCAAGATAACAGGTGAGAGCTATAGAATTAAACACCTAAAGGAGGCAAAAGATAATCAAAACAGTTTAAATTAA
- a CDS encoding BPTI/Kunitz domain-containing protein, with protein sequence MTEHILKKITLLSILFLLIVNIPAYADMGRIVAYGAKVQENSQKAIIFYNLNEEVLILGTDLQSGSSSHILRFIPFPSKPRVQLAPKDSFKNIIKVVKKHNLQFIIQYKGVTPTTKSVEIKLNKKIGAHDLTVIKINSTEHLREWINDFFKSKGLPVKNSYPEVEMVVNSYLNKGINYFAFDLVKVNKKQRFVQPIEYRFHSKKLYYPLITSNTFGGSGIIDLILISPRTVCNPLESLYEGCLGVKYLRATTSDSITIDEFNRILPDAKNFFKNKSIFIQMLSYGGSYKFKNDIFVDITNKYKKAIGYTSNNDSSVYHSFPWEDAVGNKPPVKKPAIYLYPKTKLNINILLNIDGKITKTVPPYSHIWKITAYPSGNISGGYDYLMYEAQLNSLTLPKSGWVVEYQNLKKWFDTYLFKIGLNKKEKLQFEEYWLKELPKAKYYEIKLLSGDFLNKHMNIEIKPKPDTFLRFIFYFKPLSKKIILSEQKIVTPKRVGFTAVEWGGILDKRKNKRCFLYYDRGPCEALFWRYYYNKQENICKPFIWGGCGGSVPFKTKEECSKACISKLLVKGGN encoded by the coding sequence ATGACTGAACACATACTTAAAAAAATTACACTGCTATCTATTTTGTTCCTTTTAATAGTGAATATACCTGCTTATGCGGACATGGGAAGAATAGTGGCATATGGCGCAAAGGTTCAAGAAAACAGCCAAAAAGCAATTATTTTTTACAATCTCAATGAAGAGGTTTTGATCCTAGGAACAGATTTGCAGTCTGGCAGCAGCAGTCATATTCTAAGATTTATACCTTTTCCTTCTAAACCCAGAGTACAACTTGCGCCCAAAGATAGTTTCAAAAATATAATAAAAGTTGTAAAGAAACACAATTTGCAATTTATAATTCAATATAAAGGCGTCACACCAACAACTAAGAGTGTTGAAATTAAACTAAACAAAAAAATAGGGGCACACGATTTAACGGTAATTAAAATTAATAGTACAGAACATCTCAGAGAGTGGATTAATGATTTCTTTAAAAGCAAAGGATTGCCTGTAAAAAATAGCTATCCAGAAGTTGAAATGGTAGTAAACAGCTATCTAAATAAAGGAATAAACTATTTTGCCTTTGATTTGGTAAAGGTAAACAAAAAACAGCGCTTTGTTCAGCCTATAGAGTATAGATTTCACAGCAAGAAATTATACTATCCTTTAATAACGTCAAATACATTTGGTGGATCCGGTATAATTGATCTGATTCTTATATCACCAAGAACAGTCTGCAACCCGCTTGAATCTCTTTATGAAGGATGCCTGGGTGTAAAATATTTAAGAGCAACTACATCAGATAGTATCACTATAGATGAATTTAACCGTATTTTGCCGGACGCCAAGAATTTTTTCAAAAATAAAAGTATCTTCATTCAAATGCTAAGTTACGGGGGTAGTTATAAATTTAAGAATGATATTTTTGTTGATATAACGAATAAATACAAAAAAGCCATTGGATATACCTCTAACAATGATTCTTCCGTATATCATAGCTTTCCGTGGGAAGATGCAGTAGGCAACAAACCGCCTGTAAAAAAACCGGCCATCTACCTCTATCCAAAAACGAAATTAAATATAAACATCCTGCTTAATATTGATGGGAAGATTACAAAAACTGTGCCTCCATATTCACACATCTGGAAAATTACAGCGTATCCGAGCGGCAATATTTCAGGTGGGTATGACTATCTTATGTACGAAGCTCAGTTAAACTCTTTAACACTACCCAAAAGCGGATGGGTCGTAGAATACCAAAATCTAAAAAAATGGTTTGATACATACTTATTCAAAATTGGATTAAACAAAAAAGAAAAATTACAATTTGAAGAGTATTGGCTCAAGGAACTGCCAAAAGCAAAATACTATGAAATAAAACTATTGAGTGGTGATTTTCTAAACAAGCACATGAATATTGAAATTAAACCAAAACCGGATACTTTTTTAAGATTTATATTTTACTTCAAGCCGCTGTCTAAAAAGATAATACTTTCTGAGCAGAAAATCGTAACTCCTAAAAGAGTTGGCTTTACTGCGGTTGAATGGGGAGGCATACTGGATAAACGTAAAAATAAACGCTGTTTTTTATATTACGATAGAGGCCCGTGCGAAGCTCTATTTTGGAGATACTATTACAACAAACAAGAAAATATATGCAAACCGTTTATCTGGGGAGGTTGTGGGGGCAGTGTTCCTTTTAAAACAAAAGAGGAATGCTCCAAAGCGTGCATTTCTAAATTATTAGTGAAAGGAGGTAACTAA
- a CDS encoding helix-turn-helix domain-containing protein, which produces MIEGFEEIMTHQETAKYLTIGKSLSYKMGKGRKNPAVKIANQWRFIKEDIDRWLQEIRNKEIVSNKEK; this is translated from the coding sequence TTGATAGAAGGGTTTGAAGAAATAATGACCCATCAGGAGACAGCAAAATATTTAACAATAGGAAAATCTTTGTCTTATAAAATGGGGAAGGGAAGAAAAAATCCCGCCGTGAAAATTGCTAATCAATGGAGGTTTATAAAGGAAGATATTGATAGGTGGTTGCAGGAAATAAGAAATAAAGAAATTGTTTCCAACAAAGAAAAATAA
- a CDS encoding endonuclease NucS, giving the protein MATTHVFIVDTTTFKYHLEYMFAGTGAKEHKIDFNNKKSSSLNPQTENNLVGMIADSQRVRTGDYAIFYLQQNFREGIREGKFYGVFKVKEAPSFLDNNDNKQFLKSSLGKSLTFRTIIEPHQVYPEGVTEWEALDEIKYIHSPNQMLWSLIYRKLKGNRGNTMITIYESERLINLIRNKNNRKSIKGQSYTFNKITQKIEVSTKFFSYNGRKEIINILPRLIEKYCTKKQFEVHLQAYILQNLEKLPMFLNQTIEWIGNEVSCGVGMQRIDIMLSINDQNRKVVPIELKSVEAYPEIVTQLQRYVDWIEQYYLPNRPSDIEPMIISREIKDKTTQNYKELIKAFKTFNSKNSILPLRYIEFSIDCNKQKILFKEIKY; this is encoded by the coding sequence ATGGCAACAACACATGTATTTATTGTAGATACAACTACATTTAAATATCATTTAGAATATATGTTTGCTGGCACCGGTGCAAAAGAGCATAAAATAGATTTTAACAATAAAAAAAGCAGCTCTCTTAATCCTCAAACTGAAAACAACTTAGTAGGAATGATTGCTGATAGTCAAAGGGTTAGGACTGGTGATTACGCAATATTTTACTTGCAACAAAATTTTAGGGAGGGAATTAGAGAAGGTAAATTTTATGGTGTTTTCAAAGTAAAAGAAGCACCTTCATTTTTAGATAATAATGATAATAAACAATTCTTAAAATCAAGTTTAGGTAAATCTTTAACTTTTAGAACAATAATTGAACCACATCAAGTATATCCAGAAGGTGTTACTGAGTGGGAGGCCCTAGATGAAATAAAATACATTCATTCACCTAACCAGATGTTATGGAGTTTAATTTATCGTAAACTAAAAGGTAATCGCGGTAATACCATGATAACAATCTATGAAAGTGAAAGGTTGATAAATTTAATACGTAATAAAAATAACAGAAAAAGTATAAAAGGTCAGAGTTACACTTTTAATAAAATTACACAGAAAATAGAAGTTAGCACTAAATTTTTCAGTTATAACGGAAGAAAAGAAATTATAAATATTTTACCAAGATTAATTGAGAAATACTGTACAAAAAAACAGTTTGAAGTTCATCTTCAAGCTTATATACTGCAAAATTTAGAAAAACTTCCTATGTTCCTTAATCAGACAATAGAATGGATAGGAAATGAAGTGTCTTGTGGTGTTGGGATGCAAAGAATTGACATAATGCTTTCAATCAACGATCAAAATAGGAAAGTTGTTCCTATTGAACTAAAATCAGTTGAAGCTTATCCCGAAATAGTAACACAATTGCAAAGATATGTTGATTGGATTGAACAATATTATTTACCAAATCGTCCATCTGATATTGAGCCTATGATAATTTCGAGAGAAATAAAAGATAAAACAACACAAAACTATAAAGAACTTATCAAAGCATTTAAGACTTTTAATAGCAAAAATAGCATTTTACCTTTAAGATATATAGAATTCAGTATTGATTGCAATAAACAGAAAATATTATTCAAGGAGATAAAATATTGA
- a CDS encoding TRM11 family SAM-dependent methyltransferase, translating to MERLKMQKKKHIQETLFKEKSRAFSNRSIIINKSKFLEILDNLIRIQNIQELKIKLKELKSNLTSTNKDKIGILNIDKNGDTIEIKYNYLINELTQIEETLTLERTRYYINRLKKALTEIKTNKINDINLNRWKEYDEIITDSLWIFDKRDTSGAHHAWYWGNFIPQIPHQLMLRYTKKGDWVLDPLVGSGTTLIECRRLGRNGIGIEINPDVVEKAKKLIEKEPNRFNVTTDIITGDSTQIDLKKILEEKNVKKIQLVIIHPPYHDIIKFSNNPDDLSNAKTVDKFLEMFGKVLDNVLPVLEEGRYLGIVIGDKYSKGEWIPLGFYVMNEVLKREKFVLKSIIVKNFEETRAKRNQKELWRYRALVGGFYVFKHEYVLIFKKRG from the coding sequence ATGGAGAGGTTAAAAATGCAGAAAAAGAAGCATATTCAAGAAACATTATTTAAAGAGAAAAGTCGAGCATTCTCAAATCGAAGCATTATAATTAACAAATCAAAATTCTTAGAAATTTTAGATAATTTAATTAGAATACAAAATATTCAAGAATTGAAGATAAAACTAAAAGAACTGAAATCAAATCTAACTTCTACAAATAAAGATAAAATTGGTATTTTAAATATTGACAAGAATGGCGATACAATTGAAATAAAATATAACTATTTAATAAATGAATTAACGCAGATTGAGGAGACACTTACTTTAGAAAGGACAAGATATTATATAAATAGATTAAAAAAAGCATTGACAGAGATTAAAACGAATAAGATAAATGATATAAATCTCAATAGATGGAAAGAATATGATGAAATAATTACAGACAGCTTATGGATATTTGATAAAAGAGATACTTCTGGAGCACACCATGCCTGGTATTGGGGCAATTTTATTCCTCAGATACCACATCAATTAATGTTAAGATATACTAAAAAAGGAGATTGGGTTTTAGATCCACTTGTTGGTTCTGGGACGACATTAATAGAATGTCGCAGGTTAGGTAGGAATGGTATTGGAATAGAGATAAACCCAGATGTGGTAGAAAAAGCAAAAAAATTGATAGAAAAAGAGCCGAACAGGTTTAATGTGACTACTGATATTATTACAGGGGATAGCACACAAATTGACTTAAAAAAAATTCTGGAAGAAAAAAATGTAAAAAAGATTCAGCTTGTCATTATACACCCACCATACCATGACATAATAAAATTTAGTAATAATCCAGACGATTTGTCAAATGCGAAAACAGTAGATAAGTTTTTGGAAATGTTTGGTAAAGTTTTAGATAATGTTCTACCGGTATTGGAAGAAGGACGATATTTAGGTATTGTGATAGGCGATAAATATTCTAAAGGAGAATGGATCCCATTAGGGTTTTATGTAATGAATGAAGTTTTAAAAAGAGAAAAATTTGTATTAAAGAGCATAATAGTGAAAAACTTTGAAGAAACAAGAGCAAAAAGGAATCAGAAAGAACTTTGGAGATATCGTGCTTTAGTAGGAGGATTTTATGTGTTTAAGCATGAGTATGTATTAATTTTTAAAAAGAGGGGATAA
- a CDS encoding IS1634 family transposase, with the protein MLQQKAVIKNMDHLGLIAGMIDELKIAETIDDEIPSSSKSKNLSYGEATKAMILNGLGYVNKQLYLTPLFFKDKPLKRLFGRDVDFPWFNDDALGRTLDKLFEYGVSELYEKIASRALKILNLTPSTIHLDSTSFHLDGKYPNQKTKEEKEKEKGKVKERNGKEEKGNNSEGKWGKGGKEEEYEPTPVFITQGYSRDHHPELNQVVLNLIVEHKAGIPIWMKPADGNKIDTQAFANIVKEHINSLKNANNTKTKVIADAALFSSKTMEEFKKNNMLFISRVPSKLKQAKEILKNHNEEEFIQLDENYQAIQYTVDYEGMKQQWVLYKSSYAKSRGDKTIKKEYQEKEKQETKLIEKLQKRAFFCEADARKAFEEKTKKLECIMISEAKLISKPKYKTRGRPKPNAKPDHYEYYWIIETKPNEEYLKQKQNQKSGLFILATNDMTLSAKELLDEYKSQQRIERGFRFLKSPEFLSDAMFLKNPKRIEAMLMIMTLSLLVYSALEYRIRSELKNQNKSFPNQLGKPIQNPTARWVFENFFAIHLLLLNGQEQIVGLENKHRLILELLGSNYMGFYGINGERGAE; encoded by the coding sequence ATGTTACAACAAAAAGCAGTTATCAAGAACATGGATCACTTAGGACTAATAGCTGGTATGATAGACGAACTAAAGATAGCAGAAACCATAGATGATGAAATACCATCATCAAGCAAATCAAAGAACCTAAGCTATGGCGAAGCAACAAAGGCAATGATCCTTAACGGTCTTGGTTATGTCAACAAGCAACTCTACCTAACTCCTCTCTTCTTCAAAGACAAACCACTAAAGAGATTATTCGGAAGGGATGTTGACTTCCCTTGGTTCAACGATGATGCACTTGGTAGAACATTAGATAAGCTCTTTGAATACGGCGTAAGTGAACTGTATGAAAAGATAGCAAGCAGGGCACTCAAAATACTGAACCTTACACCCTCTACCATACACTTAGACAGCACAAGCTTTCATCTTGACGGTAAGTATCCAAACCAAAAGACGAAAGAAGAAAAAGAAAAAGAAAAAGGAAAAGTAAAAGAAAGAAATGGAAAAGAAGAAAAGGGAAATAACAGTGAAGGAAAATGGGGAAAAGGAGGAAAAGAAGAAGAGTATGAGCCAACCCCAGTCTTTATCACCCAGGGATACAGCAGAGACCACCATCCAGAGCTCAATCAGGTGGTTTTAAATCTTATAGTAGAACACAAAGCAGGCATTCCCATATGGATGAAGCCTGCAGATGGTAATAAAATAGATACACAGGCATTTGCCAATATAGTAAAGGAGCATATTAACTCTTTAAAGAATGCTAATAATACAAAGACAAAGGTGATAGCCGATGCAGCCCTCTTTAGTTCTAAAACAATGGAAGAGTTTAAGAAAAACAACATGCTTTTCATCTCAAGGGTTCCATCGAAACTAAAACAGGCAAAAGAGATACTCAAAAACCACAATGAAGAGGAATTTATTCAGCTTGATGAGAACTATCAGGCTATCCAGTACACAGTAGATTATGAAGGAATGAAACAACAGTGGGTTTTATACAAAAGCAGTTATGCTAAATCAAGAGGGGACAAAACGATAAAGAAAGAGTATCAAGAAAAAGAAAAACAGGAAACAAAACTCATTGAGAAATTACAAAAGAGAGCATTTTTCTGTGAAGCTGATGCAAGAAAAGCATTTGAAGAAAAAACAAAGAAGTTAGAATGCATAATGATATCAGAGGCTAAACTCATATCAAAGCCCAAATACAAAACAAGAGGACGACCAAAACCAAATGCTAAACCAGACCACTATGAATACTACTGGATTATAGAGACCAAGCCAAATGAAGAATACCTAAAACAAAAACAGAACCAAAAGAGTGGCCTTTTTATCCTTGCAACCAATGATATGACACTGTCTGCCAAGGAACTGCTTGATGAGTATAAATCTCAACAGAGAATAGAAAGGGGCTTTAGGTTCTTAAAATCACCAGAGTTTTTAAGCGATGCCATGTTTCTAAAGAACCCAAAACGCATTGAAGCAATGCTTATGATAATGACACTCTCTTTGCTTGTCTATTCTGCCTTGGAATACAGAATAAGAAGTGAGCTTAAAAATCAAAACAAATCCTTTCCCAATCAACTTGGCAAACCCATTCAGAATCCCACTGCAAGATGGGTGTTTGAGAACTTCTTTGCTATACATCTACTCTTACTTAATGGGCAAGAGCAGATTGTTGGGTTGGAAAACAAGCATAGGCTGATATTGGAACTATTGGGTAGTAATTATATGGGGTTTTATGGTATAAATGGAGAAAGAGGTGCGGAATGA
- a CDS encoding methyltransferase domain-containing protein gives MKSQLKKSFDKAATTYCQNANIQRIAALKLVRLIEKDYYENILELGIGVGLFTDYLIKKVKFKNYTAIDLSLKSLQKAKERLKRINFVNADIESLPLTKTFSFDLMVGSSVLQWLQNPQISIPRLFNETKSGCEVYFSIFIKGTFAEMEHIYSLTNFGHTYSLKSENFYKELFTSIRGFRWQFERKDYTFYYNSVVDFLKQHKNTGATYSKRYKRVTKQAYVNFCNLYEEIFSSSSGKIPSTYSILYVKGIKNS, from the coding sequence ATGAAATCACAACTAAAAAAATCGTTTGACAAGGCTGCAACTACATACTGTCAAAATGCAAATATCCAAAGAATAGCAGCATTAAAACTTGTGCGCCTTATAGAAAAAGACTACTACGAAAATATTCTTGAGCTTGGTATAGGTGTTGGGCTTTTCACCGATTATTTAATAAAAAAGGTAAAATTCAAAAACTACACCGCTATTGATTTGTCTTTAAAATCCCTTCAAAAGGCCAAAGAAAGACTGAAAAGGATAAATTTTGTAAACGCAGATATAGAGTCATTGCCACTAACAAAAACGTTTAGTTTTGATTTAATGGTAGGATCAAGTGTATTGCAATGGCTACAAAATCCGCAAATTTCAATTCCCAGGCTATTTAATGAAACAAAATCAGGTTGTGAGGTTTATTTTTCCATTTTCATAAAGGGCACTTTTGCAGAAATGGAGCACATATACTCCCTAACCAATTTCGGTCATACATATAGTCTTAAAAGTGAAAATTTCTATAAAGAACTATTTACATCAATAAGGGGCTTCAGATGGCAATTCGAAAGGAAAGATTATACATTTTATTATAATTCGGTTGTGGATTTTCTAAAACAACATAAAAATACCGGTGCTACATACTCAAAGCGCTATAAAAGAGTAACAAAACAGGCTTATGTTAACTTCTGTAATCTCTATGAAGAAATCTTCAGTTCATCTTCTGGAAAAATACCTTCAACTTATTCAATCTTGTACGTAAAGGGAATTAAAAACAGCTAA